From the Toxotes jaculatrix isolate fToxJac2 chromosome 15, fToxJac2.pri, whole genome shotgun sequence genome, one window contains:
- the LOC121194508 gene encoding TLR adapter interacting with SLC15A4 on the lysosome, with translation MLCEGRLLRMTFCELEELDSFPPQRALQSAYGLPRAAATLMPDSTRHTPPVHRGSPEQTGSVDDSASLELYISPLQSLDYPRSHPGRQISPEIEIPAQAGSGGDSPFLVPSYCQSICQNYSDLHIGGDQVLPLSANDGELRVCTDAQPAGPFLQSCDVPPASLPGQTSQNGLLHPVRGGSNRWRLGSARDRSVLFQGREGPFSNSLLNHYLEQKLMDLYQQYMMENMAREDTDTGPICPLLGSELVLTSLDQITLKLSREGNLEAGLAKDMVLSCLLRVAGDMQSSEISTPFLQISNESSREQLTENKDE, from the coding sequence ATGCTTTGTGAAGGCAGATTGCTGCGCATGACCTTCTGTGAATTGGAGGAGCTGGACTCCTTCCCTCCTCAGAGGGCTCTCCAGAGTGCTTATGGGCTGCCAAGAGCAGCTGCCACCCTCATGCCAGACTCCACTAGACACACTCCACCCGTTCATCGCGGTTCCCCGGAGCAGACAGGTAGCGTGGATGACAGTGCTTCACTGGAGTTGTACATTTCTCCCCTGCAGTCCTTGGATTACCCAAGATCCCATCCAGGCAGACAGATCTCTCCAGAGATAGAGATCCCAGCTCAGGCTGGCTCAGGTGGTGATTCCCCTTTCTTGGTTCCCTCCTATTGTCAGAGCATCTGCCAAAACTACAGCGACCTCCATATTGGCGGTGACCAGGTGCTGCCTCTCTCAGCTAATGATGGTGAGCTGAGGGTCTGCACTGATGCCCAGCCTGCTGGCCCCTTTCTTCAGTCCTGTGATGTCCCCCCAGCTTCTCTCCCAGGACAGACATCTCAGAATGGGCTTCTGCATCCAGTGAGGGGAGGTTCCAATCGCTGGAGATTGGGGAGTGCCCGTGATCGGAGCGTGTTGTTCCAGGGGCGAGAGGGGCCATTCTCCAACTCCCTTCTAAATCACTACCTGGAGCAGAAACTCATGGATCTGTACCAGCAGTATATGATGGAAAACATGGCGAGAGAAGATACTGACACAGGCCCCATTTGCCCTCTGCTGGGGTCAGAGCTGGTCCTGACCAGCCTGGACCAGATTACTTTGAAGCTGAGTCGGGAGGGGAACCTGGAGGCCGGCCTGGCAAAGGACATGGTCCTGAGCTGCCTGCTGCGGGTAGCTGGTGACATGCAGTCAAGTGAGATCAGCACTCCCTTTCTCCAGATTTCAAATGAATCATCCCGGGAGCAGctcacagaaaataaagacgAGTAA
- the LOC121194421 gene encoding uncharacterized protein C13orf42, giving the protein MFRKINNVFRPNHHGHRGRDGGGGGRGFRSEQDYHSACTVRLVRSTSMLVVGEKTQAAAGSTLKRSKSTVSIESTLYYYQRQEDRIWLYSQNQNCLEYLEALVALRRQYTKSVSDLKRNDNKATVSSKKKPAPPPPTKEEPIPRAKPSAPPASSEEDTLQFFDAVIASCDSEPLRKPYMDDGHADVDFIVASSSAEHDLHSNWVLRVPRVADDSKQKEVHYCANESTPKKKNQSGSTSSRLRLQRNPIHLPKVVESAFQTLRFKPKLKKQ; this is encoded by the exons ATGTTCAGGAAAATCAATAATGTGTTCCGTCCCAACCATCATGGACACAGAGGGCgggatggtggtggtggcggccGTGGGTTTCGGTCTGAGCAGGACTACCACAGCGCCTGCACCGTCCGGCTGGTCCGCAGCACCTCCATGCTCGTGGTGGGAGAGAAAACTCAGGCAGCCGCGGGCTCGACTTTAAAACGCAGCAAAAGTACAGTGAGCATCGAGTCGACCTTGTACTATTATCAGAGACAAGAGGACAGGATATGGCTCTACTCTCAGAACCAGAATTGCCTCGAGTACCTGGAAGCACTTGTGGCTTTGAGGCGGCAGTACACAAAGAGCGTGAGTGACTTGAAAAGGAACGACAACAAGGCCACAGTGTCCTCCAAGAAGAAGCCTGCGCCTCCGCCACCTACCAAGGAAGAACCG ATACCGAGAGCCAAACCCTCTGCCCCTCCGGCGTCCAGCGAGGAGGACACTTTGCAGTTCTTTGATGCGGTCATCGCCAGCTGCGACAGCGAGCCCCTGCGCAAACCTTACATGGATGATGGACACGCAGACGTGGATTTCATAG TGGCCTCCAGCTCTGCTGAACACGACCTCCACTCAAATTGGGTCTTGCGGGTTCCTAGAGTCGCCGATGACTCCAAGCAGAAAGAGGTTCATTACTGTGCCAATGAAAGCACCCCGAAGAAGAAAAACCAGAGCGGGTCCACAAGCAGCAGACTGCGACTTCAGAGGAACCCGATCCACCTGCCCAAAGTGGTGGAGAGCGCATTCCAGACTCTGCGCTTCAAGCCCAAATTAAAAAAGCAGTGA
- the rnaseh2b gene encoding ribonuclease H2 subunit B isoform X1: MATKKKRTPNVQNDSWVVVAADSVIDTQKPDSDPTFVRLRNPVTDAASLYMLGGGDAQLYEVKAFEEDFHSWFVGQTVQRDGRLLFITPMDPLYLILPYLIKAGKEGKFQPVDQVVMDEEFPGCSRLLSCTRSLASLHHISEEKEVGSLKFHRYSQEKTMNWLQKKVERTVASLKKRNISVGEGVKSTTYVRVKSESDYSEEDYLRYAHGLISEYISEDLSKALLRHLQLPELTSPKETEPPSKKRKLSDKPVEAGEDYTKFNSADFARKPPKKMTAAQKTLAKVDKTGMKPMSSFFSPKVKAEKK, translated from the exons ATGGCTACTAAGAAGAAGCGAACGCCTAATGTACAAAATGACAGCTGGGTTGTCGTTGCTGCGG ACTCCGTCATCGACACACAGAAGCCAGACAGCGACCCAACTTTTGTGAGACTAAGGAATCCTGTTACAG ACGCAGCATCTCTGTATATGCTGGGTGGTGGTGATGCACAGCTGTATGAGGTCAAAGCATTTGAAGAAGATTTCCACTCTTGGTTTGTTGGCCAGACTGTACAGAGAG ATGGGAGACTTCTCTTTATAACACCAATGGATCCTCTCTATCTCATTTTGCCCTATTTGATTAAAGCTGGAAAAGAG GGGAAGTTCCAGCCTGTGGATCAGGTTGTTATGGATGAGGAATTCCCAGGTTGCTCaaggctgctgagctgcacaCGTTCCCTGGCCTCCCtgcaccacatttcagaggaaaaag AGGTGGGAAGCCTGAAGTTTCATCGATACAGCCAAGAGAAGACAATGAACTGGTTACAGAAAAAG GTGGAAAGGACAGTTGCTTCCCTCAAGAAGAGAAATATCTCAGTGGGAGAAGGAGTCAAATCAACAACATatgtcagagtgaagtcagagtcAGACTACAGTGAGG AGGACTACCTACGCTATGCCCATGGCCTGATATCAGAGTACATCAGTGAAGACCTGAGCAAGGCTCTTCTCAGACACTTGCA GTTACCAGAGCTCACAAGCCCAAAGGAGACTGAGCCTCCTTCCAAG AAGCGGAAACTTTCAGACAAACCGGTGGAGGCCGGGGAGGACTACACCAAATTCAACAGTGCAGACTTTGCTCGGAAA CCGCCCAAGAAGATGACGGCTGCTCAGAAAACTCTGGCTAAGGTGGACAAGACTGGCATGAAGCCTATGTCATCCTTCTTCAGCCCCAAGgtcaaagcagaaaagaaatga
- the rnaseh2b gene encoding ribonuclease H2 subunit B isoform X2, which yields MATKKKRTPNVQNDSWVVVAADSVIDTQKPDSDPTFVRLRNPVTDAASLYMLGGGDAQLYEVKAFEEDFHSWFVGQTVQRDGRLLFITPMDPLYLILPYLIKAGKEGKFQPVDQVVMDEEFPGCSRLLSCTRSLASLHHISEEKEVGSLKFHRYSQEKTMNWLQKKVERTVASLKKRNISVGEGVKSTTYVRVKSESDYSEEDYLRYAHGLISEYISEDLSKALLRHLQLPELTSPKETEPPSKPPKKMTAAQKTLAKVDKTGMKPMSSFFSPKVKAEKK from the exons ATGGCTACTAAGAAGAAGCGAACGCCTAATGTACAAAATGACAGCTGGGTTGTCGTTGCTGCGG ACTCCGTCATCGACACACAGAAGCCAGACAGCGACCCAACTTTTGTGAGACTAAGGAATCCTGTTACAG ACGCAGCATCTCTGTATATGCTGGGTGGTGGTGATGCACAGCTGTATGAGGTCAAAGCATTTGAAGAAGATTTCCACTCTTGGTTTGTTGGCCAGACTGTACAGAGAG ATGGGAGACTTCTCTTTATAACACCAATGGATCCTCTCTATCTCATTTTGCCCTATTTGATTAAAGCTGGAAAAGAG GGGAAGTTCCAGCCTGTGGATCAGGTTGTTATGGATGAGGAATTCCCAGGTTGCTCaaggctgctgagctgcacaCGTTCCCTGGCCTCCCtgcaccacatttcagaggaaaaag AGGTGGGAAGCCTGAAGTTTCATCGATACAGCCAAGAGAAGACAATGAACTGGTTACAGAAAAAG GTGGAAAGGACAGTTGCTTCCCTCAAGAAGAGAAATATCTCAGTGGGAGAAGGAGTCAAATCAACAACATatgtcagagtgaagtcagagtcAGACTACAGTGAGG AGGACTACCTACGCTATGCCCATGGCCTGATATCAGAGTACATCAGTGAAGACCTGAGCAAGGCTCTTCTCAGACACTTGCA GTTACCAGAGCTCACAAGCCCAAAGGAGACTGAGCCTCCTTCCAAG CCGCCCAAGAAGATGACGGCTGCTCAGAAAACTCTGGCTAAGGTGGACAAGACTGGCATGAAGCCTATGTCATCCTTCTTCAGCCCCAAGgtcaaagcagaaaagaaatga